Part of the Rhodococcus sp. OK302 genome is shown below.
CCCGTAGCGGAATGCCCGCGCCGCTGGGATCGGTTCCGAAACGGCTGTCAGGGTGTCTCCACCACTTCGTGTTTTGAATGCACTGCGAATTGCGGAGATACCCAGCCAGGTCAGGTAAGCCGCACCCGCGTAGGTGAGCGCCGAGAGCAGTTGTGGGCGAGTCGCGACGAGGGCCGACAGTCCGAGCGACGCGGCGGCGGTGTGCACAACAAGTCCAGCAGTCACACCGGCTGCCACGACGGCACCCGTCCGCCGATCCGCCAGGGAATGCCGCAGAATCAGGACAAAATCCGGGCCGGGTGTGAACAAGACGATGGAAAGCAGTGAGCCGAAAGCTAGCCACTGACCGATACTCATCCGAAATACCTCACGTTCGAGCAGGTCCGACACCTGCATTCATGACAGGAGTGTGCAACTGGATCCGGGAAGTTCAAAACCGTTCCGGATAGAATTCGGCAGATGTCGAAGAATGAAGATTTGGATTCGGTGGACTGGAAGATTCTGGCCGAATTACAGAAGGATGCGTCGATCACCAACAAGGTACTGGCCGACCGAGTCGGGCTGGCGACGTCGTCATGTCACGAACGTGTGCGACGTCTGCGAGCAAACGGGACGATCAGTGGGATCCATGCCGTCGTCGATCCGTCGGCCGTTGGTCGGTCGATGCAGGCGATCATTGCTGTGCAACTGCGTCCGCACCGACGCGACCTGGTGGACCGCTTCACCGCCGACGCCCTCGCATTGCCGGAAACTCTTGCACTGTTCAATGTCTCGGGGCCCGAGGACTTCTTCCTCCATGTCGCGGTTCGCGACAGCGCACACCTGCAGCGAGTGCTGATCGACCATCTTGCTGCTCACCCCGAGGTGTGGCACGCACAAACCCATCTCATCTACGGCAAAGCCGTCACGGCGCCCATCCGTCCGGATCGGTAGATCCGTCAGGCAGAATTACTGACCATGTCAGACTCCCCCCAGACCACTGAGCCGGACATGGTCCGCGGCAACGCGCAGCCCATCAGCGCCGGAATCGTGACTGCACTGGTGGGGTTCACCAGCTCGTTCGCGGTAGTCCTCACCGGTCTCACAGCCGTAGGTGCTGACGCCGCTCAAGCAGCATCGGGACTCCTCGCCCTCTGTGTCACCCAAGCCCTGGGCATGCTTTGGTTGTCCCGACGGTACAAAATTCCGATCACCCTGGCGTGGTCGACACCAGGCGCAGCATTGCTCGCCGGTGCCGGCGCGGTGCACGGTGGATGGCCCGCCGCAGTGGGCGCCTTCATCGTGGTCGGAGTTGCGATAGTTCTGACCGGACTGTGGCCCGCGCTGGGCAAGCTCATCTCGGCTATTCCGACTCCCCTGGCTCAGGCGATGCTGGCCGGGGTTCTCCTGCCCTTGTGCCTGGCCCCGATCGGCGCTGTACGAGACGCACCACTGGTGGTGGCTCCGGTGATTCTGGTCTGGCTTGCGGCGCAACGCTTCTCCAAGCGGTGGGCAGTTCCGCTCGCATTTCTGACCGCTGCCGTCGTCATCTGTATCAGTCTGGTGACATCCGAGAACACCCTCGACGTCTCAGCCATGATTCCTCGCATCGACCTCACGGCACCGTCGTGGACGTGGCAGGCGATGATCGGAATTGCCTTGCCGTTGTACATCGTGACCATGGCCTCGCAGAACATTCCCGGTGTGGCGGTGATGAATTCGTTCGGATATGCCGTGCCGTGGCGGCCGTCGATGATCGTGACCGGCATCGGCACTGTTCTCGGCGCCTCAGCCGGTGGTCACGCGATCAACCTCGCCGCAATCAGCGCTGCACTGGCGGCGGCGCCCACCGCGCATCCCGATCCGAAGCGCCGATGGATAGCAGCCGCTACGGCCGGTTGGGCCTATCTCGTACTTGCCGTAGGTTCTGCCGCCGT
Proteins encoded:
- a CDS encoding LysE family translocator, coding for MQVSDLLEREVFRMSIGQWLAFGSLLSIVLFTPGPDFVLILRHSLADRRTGAVVAAGVTAGLVVHTAAASLGLSALVATRPQLLSALTYAGAAYLTWLGISAIRSAFKTRSGGDTLTAVSEPIPAARAFRYGFLSNLLNPKALLFFLGLLPQFVEPGSGAALRTLTLAGATVIAAALWWAVVVVLAAGAGRKLRRPGVGKRIDVVSGVLLVGLGAFFGVA
- a CDS encoding Lrp/AsnC family transcriptional regulator; translation: MSKNEDLDSVDWKILAELQKDASITNKVLADRVGLATSSCHERVRRLRANGTISGIHAVVDPSAVGRSMQAIIAVQLRPHRRDLVDRFTADALALPETLALFNVSGPEDFFLHVAVRDSAHLQRVLIDHLAAHPEVWHAQTHLIYGKAVTAPIRPDR
- a CDS encoding benzoate/H(+) symporter BenE family transporter is translated as MSDSPQTTEPDMVRGNAQPISAGIVTALVGFTSSFAVVLTGLTAVGADAAQAASGLLALCVTQALGMLWLSRRYKIPITLAWSTPGAALLAGAGAVHGGWPAAVGAFIVVGVAIVLTGLWPALGKLISAIPTPLAQAMLAGVLLPLCLAPIGAVRDAPLVVAPVILVWLAAQRFSKRWAVPLAFLTAAVVICISLVTSENTLDVSAMIPRIDLTAPSWTWQAMIGIALPLYIVTMASQNIPGVAVMNSFGYAVPWRPSMIVTGIGTVLGASAGGHAINLAAISAALAAAPTAHPDPKRRWIAAATAGWAYLVLAVGSAAVAALVVAAPAGVVETVAGLALLATLAASLTAALNDPAEREGAVVTFLIAASGVVVAGVGSAFWALLVGLIVRSVLIGSSASLRSKS